The sequence GTAATGGAAAACATCGAAAAAGTAATTAACTGTGGTGATCCTTCCTATGGTGGCGCCATGTATATCTGCACACATTGTAAAAATTGGAAATTTGTCCCTTTCCGTTGCCACAGTCGTTTTTGTCCTACCTGCGGCAATAAATATGCCATGGAACGCACTACCAGTATGTCTTTTAAACTCGTGAATGTGAATCATCGACATTGCGTTTTTACCATTGATAAAAATCTCAGGGACTTCTTTCTCAATGACCGGTCTCTGCTCAACTGTCTTTTTCACGCTGTGAACAGTGTCATCTCTCGTATGTTTTTTCAAATGAATAAATCCAAAAACTTTACCCCCGGCTTTATCATGGTTTTACACACTTTCGGCAGAGACCTCAAATGGAACCCTCATATTCACTGTCTCATCTCAGAAGGGGGATTTAGCGATGATGCTTTCTGGCGCCATGTCAAATATTTTAACTACAACTTTCTTCGCAACGCCTTCCGTACTGCTCTACTGAATGAAATGGAGACGATCATTGGTCCTTCGTTTAAAAATGTGAAATCCAGATGTTACCGTGAACATAAACAAGGATTCTACGTTTATGCAAAACCGAATCTTTGTGACCCTAAGAACGTTATCAAATACATCGGGCGTTATCTTGGCCGTCCTGTCATTGCTACATCCAGAATCGACAACTATGATGGGGATATCATTATCTTTCTGACCGTCATCGCCATATCGGTTGCAATCCGATACTCATAGCAGGAGTTCTCGCTGTTCTGAAATTTTCAGAAGTTTCGGCGTACCTACTAAAGTGGCTATCATCAGAATTAAAGTCTTAACGACCTATGTATTCAGTTGTCAAAGAACAAGTGAAAAGGCTTCCGTTTTCATCATCAGGAATTAACCCCTTCACTCATTGCACAAAAGGCTTCATTTTGGACACCCAAAATCGCTGCTTTTCCGAAAAAATTTCAAAAAATTTTTGACAACAAAAAAAGCCGCCTGTTTCGGTTAAAAAAACAGACGGCATAAATGCTTGAAATTATTTGATTTTCAGTTTCTTTTTCTTTGCGGACAGCACTTTCAGAAGAACTTCATCTACTGCGTCGGTGTATCTTCCTTGTACTATGAGGTTATTTTTCAGATTGATAAGCGACTGTATCACTCTGCTTTGCTCATCATCGGTTAGATAAATATGATATTTCTTTTCTATCATCGGCTACTCCTCCAGTTCTCAAATGTTTTCCTTATTATCCTGACATCTTCTTGTGTGTCGGAAGATATAAATATATGTACGCTCTGAAATGCTGCTTTGATACGCTGTGCATAATCGGTTTCCGCTTCGTTTGGCTTCATCGGTAGCTTAATGAGTTTGATTTCCCGTTGCTTACAAAGATGGTCTTTCAAAACATCTATCTTCTCCGAGTCCGTATTCACTTGAATGGCAACCTGCTCCAGTGGAATATATACATCAAGTGGAATGCCGAATAACCTATCAGAGCCAAGTTCAACTTTCAATCCTTTCAAATTGGCATAATAACTGATTACAAGAGCCGGGAACAACGACAGATACTCCTGCTCACATATTCTGCACCCTTTTCCGAGAACAGTACGCTCGTTTATCTTCATACTCCAAGAATGACCGTATCTGCATTGCCACCATGCTCTCTTTGCTGAATTTCTTGAAACTTCCGTCGGCTTCAACTTATTTAATTCATAATCCCATTCTGTCAGAAGCTGCTTATCCGTCGTAGCCAAATCATTGTATCCGGCAAGTACCTCTCGCTCTGCACAAACAGGGCAGACCGTTCCTTTCACACGAGCATTGATAACCGACTTCCACTCGTTACCGCATTTCCTGCAATGCCACCATACATTTTTCCTCGACTTTGCATTGACTTCATCCGGTTGCAGAGGATAGTTTTTCTCTGACCATTCTTTGGCTATCTGTGGGTGTGTACTTTTTAGGTCATTCTTTCCTTTTATAAATATATATCCACTGCAATTCTTGCAGTGACAGCTGAGCATATGTATCTGTAAACCATTGATATAATTCGCCAAGCTGATTCCACTTAAAATTATCCGAAGGAGTATTGACAGGAATACCCTTTCTTTCGTCTGATTCCCATTTAATAACAAGAGTTGTCCAGCCAACCTGATAAGCAAGATTTTCTGCCGGAGTTCGATCGACCTCATCAATTCTCTTATCTTTTAAATGCTCCGGAATATCATTAAATTCTGAAATATACTTTGCAAAGCTTTTATTTATCTCGTTTTTAAGCTCGTCTTTATTCTCATATGTTCTCAATAGTCTATCTCCTCAGCTTCCGATTTTCCAGTTTCAAAAAAAGGATTTTTCAAATTAGTCTTTGCAAATAACCCTTGAACCTTCACCATCAATTACAATTCCCTGATGGTTGTTAATAGGGCATAGATTCAAATCCGAAAACTCAGTCATTATTTTCTCGGTAACTTTCTTAAATGGTGCTGTAAGATAATGCGGAAGAACATAGAAATCAATCAAATCAAGCCCTGCATCATCTTCTTGTGAGTAGTCCTCCGGCTTTTCATCCATTTGCTCGATATATTGGATGCTTGGAGCGCATATAATTGCGCCTGCCGACTCGCCGATCATCAATTTTCCATTTACCAATTCCTTTTTCAGCAACCCATCAGTTCTTGTTTTACGAAGTTGGTCCATAAGAAAGAAAGAATTTCCGCCGGTAAAATATATCACATCTGCATCTTCAAAAACAGACTGTATCGTTGAATAAGCCTCCGTTGAAATATCAATTTCAGTTACGATTGCTCCCAACTTTTTGAATAATTTTCGAGCCGAGCCGACATAACCGGTGTAGCCTTCACGCAACGAAGCTGTTGGAATAAATGCGACTTTCTTATTTTCAATTTCTTCTTTTATCAGACTTCCTACACTTGAAAAGTGCGAACATAAAAATAGTTTCATCAATATTCTCCTTTATAAATTCCGATTGAACAAAATCGCTGCGCGATGGCCTGCCAAGGCTGTGGCATAGCGATTTTCTGTTTTCTATAATAAAAAACAGTGGAAAGCAAGTCCTAAAAGTAGTATTGTTAAATCACCACAAAATAACAATCAAACAGGATCGACCTTCCCACTGCCTATGAAAAGAATACCACCCTTCCGCTTGGTTGGCAAGCGGTTTTATGACCCAAATGCACCTCCGTGTAAAGCAGTGTTTTGATTACTACTGATTTTACATGGAGGATTTTATTATGTATGAAAAATATTTAGAACAGCTTGAGGAAGCCGGAAAAATCCGTAACCTCAAAGAGCGTTCCATCAACTGCTATAAAAACTATGTTTCTTACTTTCTGAAATATCAAGCGAAGCCCCCTGAAGAACTTACCTGCCAGGATGTCAGAAATTTTTTGCTTGCCAAAAAAGAGGAAGGACTAAGAGCCACAACTCTGAACCTTTATAATTCGGCTATCCGTTTTTTCTATCGGAATGTCCTGCATATCCTTTGGGATGATATCACAGTTCCACGTATGATTCTGGAACACAAGCTTCCGACCGTACTGACTGTTGATGAAATAGACCGTCTATTAGAAGCTGTTGATGATATCAAATATAGAGCCATGTTTGCAACGATGTATTCTTCCGGGATGCGGGTTTCTGAAGTGCTCCACCTTCATTATGATGATATTTCCCGTTCAAATATGCAGATCCATGTCCGGGATACGAAGAACAGGATGGATCGCTATACAATTCTTTCTAAACGGTGTCTGGATATCCTTACACAATACTGGTTTGAGAAAGGACGTCCCCGTGGGATCCTGTTTCCTAATAAATTTACTGGTAATTACCTGACAGTCAGTACACTGGAGCAAGTGATGCGACGGGCAGTATCCGATGCTGAACTTCCAAAGAAAGCAACTCCACACTGTCTCCGTCATAGCTTTGCAACTCATCTGATGGAGCAGGGAGTAGAACGGCAGAATATTCAGGCACTGCTTGGACACCGTGACCCAAAATCCACGGAAGTTTATCTTCATGTCAGCAACAAATCCCTCATGGGAATCCAAAGTCCCTTTGACAGGAAAGAAGGTGCTGATTATGAATAAGCCCACCGTTCAGGATATTTTCCGGTGTTTTTATTCGGCATACCTTGAAAAGTATTCTCCTTCTCCGGAACAGGCAAAAGTTGCCCGGAACATCTTGAACTGCAAAACCGGAGCCTATGGTGCAAACGTCAGTGTATGTGAAGACTGTGGTGCTGTTCAGATTCACTATAATTCCTGCCGCAACCGTTGTTGTCCCATGTGTCAGGCTGTTCCAAAGGAAATGTGGATGGATGCCCGCAAAGAGGATGTGCTTGATGCACCCTACTTCCACTTGGTATTTACAGTTCCTGACATTCTGAATCCAATCATTTACAATAATCAGAAACTGTTATATG comes from Coprococcus phoceensis and encodes:
- a CDS encoding zinc-ribbon domain-containing protein, encoding MANYINGLQIHMLSCHCKNCSGYIFIKGKNDLKSTHPQIAKEWSEKNYPLQPDEVNAKSRKNVWWHCRKCGNEWKSVINARVKGTVCPVCAEREVLAGYNDLATTDKQLLTEWDYELNKLKPTEVSRNSAKRAWWQCRYGHSWSMKINERTVLGKGCRICEQEYLSLFPALVISYYANLKGLKVELGSDRLFGIPLDVYIPLEQVAIQVNTDSEKIDVLKDHLCKQREIKLIKLPMKPNEAETDYAQRIKAAFQSVHIFISSDTQEDVRIIRKTFENWRSSR
- a CDS encoding ClbS/DfsB family four-helix bundle protein; its protein translation is MRTYENKDELKNEINKSFAKYISEFNDIPEHLKDKRIDEVDRTPAENLAYQVGWTTLVIKWESDERKGIPVNTPSDNFKWNQLGELYQWFTDTYAQLSLQELQWIYIYKRKE
- a CDS encoding Type 1 glutamine amidotransferase-like domain-containing protein, giving the protein MKLFLCSHFSSVGSLIKEEIENKKVAFIPTASLREGYTGYVGSARKLFKKLGAIVTEIDISTEAYSTIQSVFEDADVIYFTGGNSFFLMDQLRKTRTDGLLKKELVNGKLMIGESAGAIICAPSIQYIEQMDEKPEDYSQEDDAGLDLIDFYVLPHYLTAPFKKVTEKIMTEFSDLNLCPINNHQGIVIDGEGSRVICKD
- a CDS encoding tyrosine-type recombinase/integrase; translated protein: MYEKYLEQLEEAGKIRNLKERSINCYKNYVSYFLKYQAKPPEELTCQDVRNFLLAKKEEGLRATTLNLYNSAIRFFYRNVLHILWDDITVPRMILEHKLPTVLTVDEIDRLLEAVDDIKYRAMFATMYSSGMRVSEVLHLHYDDISRSNMQIHVRDTKNRMDRYTILSKRCLDILTQYWFEKGRPRGILFPNKFTGNYLTVSTLEQVMRRAVSDAELPKKATPHCLRHSFATHLMEQGVERQNIQALLGHRDPKSTEVYLHVSNKSLMGIQSPFDRKEGADYE